The following are from one region of the Vitis riparia cultivar Riparia Gloire de Montpellier isolate 1030 chromosome 9, EGFV_Vit.rip_1.0, whole genome shotgun sequence genome:
- the LOC117921670 gene encoding deSI-like protein At4g17486, whose product MLCRKSSTKKCRGSVPVYLNVYDLTPINGYAYWLGLGVYHSGVQVHGVEYAFGAHEYPTTGIFEGEPKQCEGFSFRKAILIGWTDVGPEEVRGIMGDFAEEYKGNAYNLITKNCNHFCNDACIRLTGNPIPSWVNRLARIGFFCNCVLPMSINSTRISIRPNGREEKADEVEKKKLRSPSNRFTSSSNSSSSSSLSPSGTAVRSGRGRSRTRRTHPPPSPLIINSPSSA is encoded by the exons atgttGTGCAGAAAGAGCTCCACCAAGAAATGCAGAGGATCCGTACCGGTGTACCTCAATGTGTACGACCTCACCCCCATCAATGGCTACGCCTACTGGCTAGGCCTCGGGGTCTACCATTCCGGCGTTCAAG TTCACGGCGTTGAGTACGCGTTCGGGGCCCACGAGTATCCAACGACTGGGATATTCGAAGGAGAGCCGAAACAGTGCGAGGGATTCAGCTTCAGGAAGGCGATTTTGATCGGATGGACGGATGTGGGTCCGGAGGAAGTGAGAGGAATAATGGGAGACTTCGCCGAAGAGTACAAAGGAAACGCATACAACCTCATCACTAAAAATTGCAACCATTTCTGCAACGATGCATGCATCAGATTGACTGGCAATCCAATTCCCAGTTGGGTAAATCGTCTTGCTAGAATTG GTTTTTTCTGCAATTGTGTTCTACCTATGAGCATAAATTCGACTAGAATCAGCATCAGGCCTAatggaagagaagaaaaggCTGATGAAgtagagaagaagaaattgaGAAGCCCCTCAAATAGATTCACATCTTCttccaattcttcttcttcttcgtcatTGTCTCCTTCTGGCACTGCTGTTCGGAGTGGTAGGGGCAGAAGCAGAACCAGACGCACTCATCCTCCACCTTCACCTTTGATTATCAATTCACCTTCGTCAGCCTAA